From the genome of Nomia melanderi isolate GNS246 chromosome 14, iyNomMela1, whole genome shotgun sequence, one region includes:
- the LOC116427036 gene encoding serine/threonine-protein kinase ATR, which produces MEVNDNSIILQNSNSVTVAHSVWKFINSPIIAIFSDLKNATAEQMLRSLLESILNGSATLTTVLVPPYTNGMQNDVLQCQYAAFTTWLFGTMFYIVGEPLSNEILMNSIEIQACMLRILSRHHITMFEVVSAEYINILQEILEFYKTNGDEDEFTLAKFNTDREIIENLDLRAFPVVIKYFDIPQVQISILKIIEKTGVSVWNEKVLSDTMLKILVVSVPNVKIMALNLCSKLIELSLMNEQELESLILYFIEIVKIIPTWLVSNELQGNQICQLIEMFTQFIEALPVFSNSIELCLETIHFTVHKLIRNGDNVIAIEKLKEIISNKVRQYFIREQRVCTPSDIKRFISLFEYYPDFIIIFNHCIFADIKRNASANNLVSDICEPWKLVRNELITATHSKKLEKCVFILKASRILQCWLKDLKLPMNLYTTELDDILKILVEYLKSGQYQQMQIIFECFIHMIAHNESNKNILQKLLTLPFIRHIEMPVEFINNHVREAAESLEIAMKLKCLEILCEFSNGMETLKILNTCVLNDESDLAVGAVQNSVLLLKKSEIKFEDITRFVLQPALQSNKEKVHEMLVTVLAKISCCLSGCADFVRELDSTKWEVQCKCCTDDVESNVDTNIYRVSDEYDYLLSSYFGLLSSNFLSVRLSISKNILSFSNHINSFNDNEIAKMWSLYIEDQDPTIRSNIAVAIKGILNNKINTVKKSVISIEHDVPAPLDEFVDLIINTMASALIKALKSSDHALHETLLLTVKNFASIPLYITERRILNIFLISILYSTSSPTAVAFATTAYNDFAKLLNISTKVLYVRYKKDFLKLIVQCAVYNFINYSYNMATSVHRVAKCIGYEGSRQLLRKDGHYAICFLLSFIVDIPNAKALLRDIAELVSMDEKQMLKEYFPYICSYAFLNMPLASAAEYLRLVSSLTQMNLSVLTRQSFMGIFEELMLYFHESPEKVIGLLKIISDYDNSSEKNFITQKGIESYLNLRLHGILVNFDIKLSSKSDEHTQKSALASLAALMKFMGPEYLTPLRYKILATLRTSLGFKRPGFGPLICDAWDAFIHNIAIKELGPLLPTICISLISLLKIYSQKIITILKFLIIECNEENSDHIPELFFIDDVDVPDEIAHIIKARVLQARPKGFEANLTLWLKRITHETDEVRSRALIYLQKFLAEHRSQLNKMILSDTDIHPLIVKLLDTLLTGCQHKDENIRLLYGECLGELGAIEPSLLPRRIISRDDYKFISDMNEEFACAMLFEHVQALQMQKSSQSMDCFSLAIQEILKAFEITPQGRNSELWNDLPLTTRQIISPFLTSHYKIAAVSDDKMFPHPIYGSEAGSSVENWAYNWLCSMFNNIHDEKLNSVLRACKLALKRDIKILTFCLPHVVSYIITNGSEQEHTKIREEMLAIIDVRKKPTLDPELSRHRPLRNVHSIKTDDTRISEETRRTRCAQIVFSVLDHLQRWLWEQRLNRNRKYKAVENFCEKLNTLIVAEGCYQSREYHRALMYLEQHMVSSNKGLSEPLEGGLIAKIYAQLDEPDGISGILASQDHTPTVQQLILAHEVNGQLQDAATCYERLAQKTALKHTYLQGMIQCYLGLDQPFTAKHITEGVLSSRPELEPLMIDNEPFWKLAHFTRLDDTLQKNIKHSLLEDLKQGVKPDLLALKQNLVMLLEDASRPGAYQQCYSYIMKLHILNEFDKAVSTMLTDIQQLPMIFEEWEKRGQLVRSSRGVEFVLSMRRATLDLAVQLEKQINNTENSMLKQEIGKIWLKSAKIARKRGLHQQAYMYILSASDSCPLQQLYIEQAQLYWQKGCQEDAFTTLKRCFASCFQPASYYKTLSSLNCVEERKQCAKAKLLYAKYNDETVNVDTDANIMNYKEAIEVWREWEKSFLACAQYYESVIDRLSDEEKDKKGRDLQVHTMNFYGKSLLYGCKYIHQSMPRMLTVWLDFASRVRSRSHHSVNEEVEKYQRDALLKMTKIMEVYQDRLPIFIWLTAFSQLVSRICHPSTEVQNTLYTILVKLIYAYPQHCLWMMASVINSSYPARQRCCREILNNPKLKSGEMLKLIKDFHRLWERLIELSNKPIPDGVLNTTVSQLSRNLPRLLSTKDFSSIMMPTTKFKQLHLPSKGVSLENHNPFSSNWVHISGIEEGILVMPSLQRPRRIALKGSDGKQYLFMCKPKDDLRRDFRLMEFNDIVNKYLQNDPESRQRRLYIRTYSVVPLNEECGLIEWVPNLVGFRPIILNMYKERGIAISTRELRSMLCTLKDSLEKKRKVFLEQLMPRHPSVLGDWFRLTFPDPYGWYEARTAYIRTTAVMSMVGYILGLGDRHGENILYDSKCGDCVHVDFNCLFNRGELFDWPERVPFRLTHNMVDAMGPLKIEGPFRRACETTMRVLRQQCSTLVSVLTPFVYDPLVSWNKNQACEGGEKTNEKAVEHIKNIEQRLKGLIRSHGKKLENIALNLSVEGQTNHLILEATNIDNLCQMYFGWGAYM; this is translated from the exons gagaAAACTGGGGTTTCAGTGTGGAATGAAAAAGTACTTTCAGATACCATGTTGAAAATACTTGTTGTATCTGTCCCAAATGTAAAGATTATGGCATTAAATTTGTGTTCAAAATTAATAGAGCTTTCTTTAATGAATGAACAGGAGCTTGAGAGTTTGATTctctattttattgaaattgttaaaataattcctACGTGGTTGGTGTCAAACGAATTACAAGGAAATCAGATATGTCAGcttatagaaatgtttactcAATTTATTGAGGCACTGCCTGTGTTTTCAAATAGTATTGAATTATGCTTGgaaactattcattttacaGTTCATAAGTTAATTAGGAATGGTGATAATGTTATAGCTATTGAAaaactgaaagaaattatatcTAATAAAGTTAGACAATACTTTATTAGGGAACAAAGAGTTTGTACTCCTTCTGatataaaaagatttatttcactttttgaGTATTATCcagatttcattattatttttaatcattgtatTTTTGCTGATATTAAACGTAATGCCAGTGCCAATAATTTAGTCAGTGATATTTGTGAACCATGGAAGTTAGtgagaaatgaattaattactgCAACACATtcaaagaaattagaaaaatgtgtATTTATCTTGAAAGCTTCTCGTATTTTACAATGTTGGTTGAAGGATTTAAAGTTGCCAATGAATTTATACACTACTGAATTAgatgatattttgaaaatacttgTGGAGTATTTAAAATCAGGGCAATATCAGCAAATGCAAATCATTTTTGAATGCTTTATACATATGATAGCACATAATGAATCAAATAAGAATATACTTCAAAAATTATTGACATTACCATTTATTAGACATATTGAAATGCCTGTGgaattcattaataatcatGTGAGAGAGGCAGCAGAGTCTCTAGAGATTGCTATGAAATTGAAATGTCTTGAAATTCTTTGTGAATTTAGTAATGGAatggaaacattaaaaatattaaatacttgtgTTTTAAATGATGAAAGTGACTTAGCAGTTGGAGCAGTACA gaATAGTGTGCTACTCCTAAAAaagagtgaaataaaatttgaagatATCACGAGATTCGTTCTTCAACCTGCACTACAGTCAAACAAAGAAAAAGTTCATGAAATGCTAGTAACTGTTTTGGCTAAAATAAGTTGCTGTTTGTCTGGATGTGCAGATTTTGTAag AGAATTGGACAGCACAAAATGGGAAGTACAGTGTAAATGTTGCACAGATGATGTTGAAAGCAATGTGGATACTAATATCTATCGTGTCTCAGATGAATATGATTACCTCTTGAGCTCTTATTTTggtttattatcttcaaattttctttctgtGCGTTTGagcatttctaaaaatatattgtcaTTTTCAAATcatataaattcttttaatgaTAATGAAATAGCAAAGATGTGGTCTCTATACATAGAAGATCAAGATCCCACAATTCGTTCTAATATTGCAGTAGCAATAAagggaatattaaataataaaataaacacagTAAAGAAATCTGTCATATCCATAGAACATGATGTACCTGCTCCATTAGATGAATTTGTTgacttaataattaatactatggCAAGTGCACTTATAAAAGCTCTAAAGAGTTCTGATCATGCACTTCATGAAACTTTGCTTCTTACAGTGAAAAATTTTGCAAG TATTCCATTGTATATTACGGAGCgacgaattttaaatatatttctcatcTCCATATTGTATTCTACATCATCACCAACAGCAGTAGCATTTGCTACAACGGCCTATAACGACTTTGccaaattattaaacatttcaactaAAGTGTTATATGTTAGATATAAAAAAGATTTTCTTAAG CTCATAGTGCAATGTGcagtatacaattttataaactatTCTTATAATATGGCAACGTCGGTACACCGTGTTGCAAAGTGCATTGGATACGAAGGATCACGTCAATTACTGCGGAAAGATGGTCATTATGCAATTTGCTTTTTACTTTCTTTCATTGTCGATATACCAAATGCAAAAGCTCTGCTACGTGATATAGCAGAATTAGTTAGCATGGATGAAAAACAGATgctaaaagaatattttcct TATATTTGCAGTTATGCATTTTTAAATATGCCTCTTGCAAGTGCTGCAGAATATTTAAGATTGGTGTCAAGTCTTACACAAATGAATTTATCTGTACTGACAAGACAATCATTCATG GGTATATTTGAGGAACTTATGTTGTATTTTCATGAATCTCCCGAAAAAGTGATtggattattgaaaattatatccGATTATGACAATAGTtcagaaaaaaattttattacacagAAAGGAATT GAATCTTATTTGAATTTACGTTTGCATGGTATATTAGTGAacttcgatataaaactaagctCGAAGTCTGATGAACATACACAGAAATCTGCACTTGCATCATTGGCTGCATTAATGAAGTTTATGGGACCCGAATATTTGACTCCATTAAGATACAAAATCCTAGCCACATTGAGAACTTCTCTTGGATTTAAAAGACCAGGATTTGGACCTCTTATATGTGATGCATGGGATGCATTTATTCATAA TATAGCTATAAAAGAACTTGGTCCACTATTACCAACAATATGTAtatcattaatatcattattgaaAATCTATTCTCAAAAAATAATCACTATATTGAAATTCCTCATTATTGAGTGCAATGAAGAAAACTCTGATCATATACCAGAATTGTTCTTTATAGATGACGTAGATGTACCTGATGAAATTGCACATATAATTAAAGCACGTGTTTTACAAGCTAG ACCAAAAGGTTTCGAAGCAAATTTAACATTATGGCTAAAACGTATCACACATGAAACGGATGAAGTGAGATCTAGGgctttaatatatttacaaaagttCCTGGCGGAACACCGTAGTCAATTGAATAAAATGATTCTAAGCGACACGGATATTCACCCACTGATAGTTAAG ttgTTGGATACATTATTAACTGGATGTCAACATAAAGATGAGAATATTCGTTTATTATACGGAGAATGTTTAGGGGAATTAGGTGCTATTGAACCAAGTCTCTTACCACGACGAATTATTTCTAGAG atgactataaatttatttccgaTATGAATGAGGAATTCGCTTGCGCTATGCTCTTTGAACATGTACAGGCACTTCAAATGCAAAAGAGTAGTCAAAGTATGGATTGTTTCTCACTAGCCATTCAG GAAATTTTAAAAGCGTTTGAGATTACTCCTCAAGGCAGAAATAGTGAACTGTGGAACGATCTCCCTTTGACTACAAGACAAATTATTTCTCCCTTTTTAACATCACATTACAAAATTGCTGCTGTGAGTGACGATAAAATGTTTCCTCATCCTATTTATGG TTCTGAAGCCGGCTCTTCTGTTGAAAATTGGGCATACAATTGGCTCTGTAGCATGTTTAACAATATCCACGATGAAAAACTTAACAGTGTATTGCGTGCATGCAAATTAGCTCTCAAGCGagacataaaaatattaacattctgCTTGCCACATGTTGTAT catatataataacaaatggCTCAGAACAAGAACATACAAAGATACGAGAGGAAATGTTGGCAATAATTGATGTTAGAAAGAAACCTACGCTTGATCCTGAATTATCCCGTCATCGACCACTTAGGAATGTACATAGTATTAAAACAGATGATACGAGAATCTCAGAAGAAACCAGACGTACGCGTTGTGCACAG ATCGTCTTTTCAGTATTAGATCATTTACAAAGATGGCTATGGGAACAACGGTTAAATCGTAATCGTAAATACAAAGCAGTGGAaa atttttgtgaaaaattaaaCACGTTAATAGTGGCTGAAGGGTGTTATCAATCTAGAGAATATCATAGGGCTTTAATGTATTTGGAGCAACACATGGTCTCCTCTAATAAAGGTTTGTCTGAACCTCTGGAGGGTGGATTGATAGCT aaaatatatgcACAATTGGACGAGCCAGATGGTATATCCGGTATACTAGCTTCTCAGGATCACACGCCTACGGTGCAACAGTTAATCTTAGCTCACGAAGTTAATGGACAGCTTCAG GATGCAGCCACATGCTATGAAAGATTAGCACAAAAGACAGCATTGAAACATACATATCTTCAAGGAATGATTCAATGCTACCTCGGTCTTGATCAACCTTTCACGGCGAAACATATTACCGAAGGAGTTTTGAGCAGCAG accAGAATTAGAAccattaatgattgataatgagCCTTTCTGGAAACTGGCTCATTTCACTAGACTAGATGATACTttgcaaaaaaatataaaacattctttATTAGAAGATCTGAAACAAGGGGTAAAACCAGACTTGTTGGCATTAAAACAGAATTTAGTTATGCTATTAGAAGATGCTTCGCGTCCAGGAGCTTATCAACAATGTTACTCCTATATTATGAa GCTACATATACTGAATGAATTCGATAAGGCAGTGTCTACGATGCTAACAGATATACAGCAACTTCCAATGATATTCGAAGAATGGGAAAAACGTGGCCAGCTTGTTAGATCTTCTCGTGGGGTGGAATTTGTATTAAGTATGCGTAGAGCTACTTTAGATTTAGCAGTCCAGTTAGAGAAGCAGATTAACAATACAGAAAATTCTATGCTTAAACaagaaattggaaaaatttgGCTTAAGAGTGCCAAAATTGCGAGGAA gAGAGGATTGCATCAACAAGCGTACATGTACATTTTATCAGCTAGCGATTCTTGTCCATTACAACAGCTATACATAGAACAAGCTCAGTTGTATTGGCAAAAAGGTTGCCAAGAAGATGCTTTTACAACATTAAAGCGATGTTTTGCTAGCTGTTTCCAACCGGCTAGTTATTACAAAACCCTATCATCATTAAACTGTGttgaagaaagaaaacaatgtgCAAAG GCGAAACTTCTGTATGCAAAATATAATGATGAAACGGTGAACGTAGATACCGATGCCAATATCATGAATTATAAAGAGGCTATTGAAGTTTGGAGAGAGTGGGAGAAAAGTTTTCTTGCATGTGCTCAGTACTATGAGTCTGTTATAGACAGGTTGTCAGATGAAGAGAAGGACAAAAAAGGAAG agATTTACAAGTACATACTATGAATTTCTATGGAAAGTCACTTCTATATGGTTGCAAGTATATTCACCAATCTATGCCAAGAATGTTAACTGTATGGCTAGATTTTGCTTCTCGTGTAAGATCTCGATCTCATCATTCCGTAAATGAAGAAGTTGAAAAATACCAACGAGATGCGTTactaaaaatgacaaaaattatgG AAGTGTATCAAGACCGACtgccaatatttatatggttaaCTGCATTCAGTCAGCTTGTATCTAGAATATGTCATCCATCAACAGAAGTACAAAATACCCTTTATACAATATTAGTAAAGCTAATCTATGCTTATCCACAACATTGCTTATGGATGATGGCGTCAGTTATCAAT tcaTCTTATCCTGCACGCCAGAGGTGCTGTAGGGAAATTCTAAATAATCCGAAGTTAAAATCAGGGGAAATGTTGAAACTTATAAAAGATTTCCATAGGCTGTGGGAGAGACTAATCGAATTATCTAATAAGCCAATACCTGAT ggCGTTCTGAACACTACAGTCAGTCAGTTATCACGAAATTTGCCTCGTTTACTTTCAACCAAAGACTTCAGCTCAATTATGATGCCAACAACCAAATTCAAACAACTTCATCTACCCTCTAAAGGAGTATCCTTAGAAAACCATAATCCATTTTCATC CAATTGGGTTCATATATCTGGCATAGAAGAAGGCATACTCGTTATGCCATCTCTTCAAAGACCGCGTCGCATCGCATTAAAAGGATCAGATGGTAAGCAATATCTTTTCATGTGTAAACCGAAGGACGATTTGCGAAGGGATTTCAGATTAATGGAGTTCAACGATATCGTAAATAAATATCTGCAAAATGACCCAGAATCTCGCCAAAGAAGATTGTACATTCGAACATAC AGTGTTGTTCCCTTAAACGAAGAATGTGGTTTAATAGAATGGGTACCGAATCTAGTTGGTTTTAGGCCGATCATACTAAACATGTATAAGGAAAGGGGTATTGCAATTTCAACCAGAGAACTCAGAAGCATGTTATGCA CTTTAAAAGATTCTctggaaaaaaagaggaaggtGTTTTTAGAACAACTCATGCCTCGACACCCTTCTGTTCTTGGAGATTGGTTCCGCCTCACATTCCCTGATCCATATGGAtg GTACGAAGCACGTACCGCTTACATTAGAACTACAGCAGTGATGTCCATGGTAGGATATATTCTTGGTCTCGGAGATCGGCATGGAGAGAATATATTGTATGATTCTAAATGTGGAGACTGTGTGCATGTGGatttcaattgtttatttaacagG gGTGAACTGTTTGATTGGCCAGAACGAGTGCCATTTCGTTTAACTCATAATATGGTAGACGCTATGGGACCATTAAAAATTGAGGGACCATTTAGGCGTGCTTGTGAGACTACTATGAGGGTTCTTCGACAACAGTGTAGTACATTAGTAAGTGTACTCACTCCATTTGTATATGATCCGCTTGTTAGCTGGAACAAAAATCAAGCCTGCGAAGGCGGtgaaaaaacaaacgaaaag GCTGTagaacatataaaaaatatagaacagcGACTTAAGGGTTTAATTCGATCACATggaaagaaattagaaaatattgcacTGAACTTAAGTGTTGAAGGACAAACTAATCATCTGATTTTGGAAGCAACTAACATAGATAACctttgccaaatgtattttggTTGGGGTGCGTACATGTAA